The following nucleotide sequence is from Streptomyces pactum.
GGCAGCCCGGTGACCGGCCGGTCGGTGTAGAAGCGGGCCATCAGGTCGGAGAACTCCGCCATCCGCTCCACCGACACCAGGTGATCGGTCTCCTCGATGGTGGTGAACGTCGCGGCCGGCAGCGCGGCGGCGAACGCCCGTCCCATGGCGGGGGTGCACAGCGAGTCGTGTTCCCCGGTCATCACCAGGGTGGGCACCGCGGGGACCGGGGAGGGTCGCAGCCACTCGTGGTCCATCAGCCGCACGATGTGCTCCACCGACAGCCGGTCCGCCTCCGGGGACTGCCCCATGAACTGCTGGTAGAGCAGGCGGGAGACGACCGCGTGCTTGCGGACCCGGGTGGCGCCCAGCGGCGACATGAAGCGTTCGATCAGTTCGGTGGCGAACTCCGCGCGCTCGCCGCGCTCCAGCATCGCCAGCCAGCGCGGCACCGAGCGGGCGTACTCCTCGGGGACCGAGGCGGCCATGCCCGCGAAGGCCAGCCGCGCCACCCGCTCCGGGTGGGCCTGGGCGAAACGCAGCGCGATGCCGCCGCCGAAGCAGGCGCCGAGCAGGTTGACCCGGGTCATGCCCAGCGCGTCGAGCAGGTGCCGCACGGCCGCGGCGAGGAAGTCCAGTCCGTAGCGGGCCGGGAGGAAATCGGCCTCGCCGTAACCGGGCAGGTCCACGGTGACCAGCGTGCTCCACGGGGCCAGCCACTTCTCGTGGCGGAGCCAGGCGTGCCGGTTCTGCGAGGAGCCGCCGAGGATGACCAGCGGCTCGGTGTGCGGGGCGACCTGGTGGACGACGCGGCAGCGGTAGGAGAAGCCCTCGAAGGTGAGGGTCAGCTCCTCCGTCCGCACCTGCGCATCGGGTCTCGGATCAGTGCCCGAGGAGAGGGTTTTCCGGGCGAGGGCGGTGTCAGAGCTCATGAGGACCCCTGGGTGGATGGAGCAAGGGCGGGTTCCTCATCATTGCCGCGATTGCCACTTTCCGGATGTAATCCGTCTTTAGTGGGCGATTCTTGGGCCGCGCGGTCCGGTGCGGTCGCGGACCGCGGCGTCGTGTGGCGTGCTGCGGTACGGCACCGGCGCCTCGGGGCACTCCGCGGCCGAGCGGGCGCGCCCCGGAAGGGAATTGGGCGGGCCGGGCCGCCGGCCGGCATCCGCGGAACACCACCGTTCGCCGCGTGTTCCGCGGGCCCGCGGGGATCGGGACCGCGCGGAGGCCCGCGGGGACCGGGACCGCGCGGAGGCCCGCGGGAACCCGCCGGGTTGCCGCCGGTACCGCCCGGGAGCGGCACCGGCGGCAACCGGTCAGAAGTCGTCGTCGAACGAGACCGAACCCTCCACCGCCACCTGGTACGCCGAGGCGCGGCGCTCGAAGAAGTTGGTCAGCTCCTGGACGTTCTGCAACTCCATGAAGGAGAAGGGGTTCTCCGAGCCGTAGCGGGCCGGCAGCCCGAGCCGTACCAGCCGCTGGTCGGCCACGCACTGGAGGTACTCGCGCATCGACGCGGTGTTCATGCCCGGCAGCCCGTCGCCGCACAGGTCCCGGGCGAACTGCAGCTCCGCCTCGACGGCCTCCTCCAGCATCGCGGTGACCTGCTTGCCCATCTCCTCGTCGAACAGGTCCGGCTCCTCCTCCCGGACGGTGTCCACCACCTGGAAGGCGAAGTCCATGTGCATCGACTCGTCGCGGAACACCCAGTTGGTGCCGGTGGCCAGGCCGTGCAGAAGGCCCCGCGAACGGAACCAGTACACATAGGCGAACGCGCCGTAGAAGAACAGGCCCTCGATGCACGCGGCGAAGCAGATCAGGTTGAGCAGGAACCGGCGGCGGTCGGCCCTGGACTCCAACCGGTCCAGCTTCTCCACCTCGTTGATCCACCGGAAGCAGAACTGCGCCTTCTCGCGGATCGAGGGGATGTTCTCCACCGCGGCGAACGCGTCCGTCCGGGCGTCCGGGTCGGGGAGGTAGGTGTCCAGCAGCGTCAGGTAGAACTGGACGTGCACCGCTTCCTCGAACAGCTGCCGCGACAGGTACAGCCGCGCCTCCGGGGAGTTGATGTGCTTGTAGAGGGTGAGCACCAGGTTGTTGGCGACGATCGAGTCGCCGGTGGCGAAGAACGCCACCAGCCGCCCGATCAGGTGCTGCTCGCCCGGTGACAGCTTGGCGAGGTCGGCCACGTCGGAGTGGAGATCGACCTCCTCCACCGTCCAGGTGTTCTTGATCGCGTTGCGGTAGTGCTCGTAGAAGGCCGGGTACCGCATCGGCCGCAGGGTGAGTTCGAACCCCGGGTCGAGCAGGTTCTTCGGGCGCGGGGAGGGGGACGGGGACATCACTGACATGCCTCGCAGGACTCGGGGTTCTCCAGGGAGCAGGCGACCGCCTCGGCCTCGGGGGCCGCGGCCGGCTGTTCCGGGCGGGGGGTGGCGGCACCGGCGGCACGGGCCGACTGCGCGATCCGGGTCGCCGGACGGGAGCGCAGGTAGTAGGTGGTCTTGATGCCGCGCTTCCAGGCGTAGGCGTACATCGAGCTGAGCTTGCCGATGGTGGGCGCGGCCATGAACAGGTTGAGCGACTGGCTCTGGTCGAGGAACGGGGTGCGGGCGGCGGCCATGTCGATCAGCGCCCGCTGCGGGACCTCCCACGCGGTGCGGTACAGCTCGCGCAGCTCGGCCGGCAGCCAGGAGAAGTCCTGCACCGAACCGTTGGACTCGCGCAGCGCCTCCCGGGTCCGCGCGTCCCACACCCCCAGCTCCTTCAGGTCGGCCACCAGGTAGGAGTTGACCTGGAGGAACTCCCCGCTGAGCGTCTCGCGCTTGAAGAGGTTGGACACCTGCGGCTCGATGCACTCGTAGACGCCGGCGATGGAGGCGATCGTCGCGGTCGGCGCGATGGCCAGCAGCAGCGAGTTGCGCATCCCGGTCCGCGCCATCCGCTCCCGCAGCGCCGCCCACCGCTCGGGCCAGGTCACCTCGGCGTCGGGGTAGTGGTCGGGGTGGAGCACCCCGCGGGCGGTGCGGGTGGCGGACCAGCCCGGGTGCGGGCCGTGCCGCTCGGCGAGGTCGCACGACGCCTCGTACGCGGCGAGCATGATCCGCTCGGAGATCCGGGTGGACAGCGCCTTCGCCCCGGGGGAGTCGAAGGGCAGCCGCAGCCGGAAGAACACGTCCTGCAGCCCCATCAGCCCCAGCCCCACCGGGCGCCAGCGGGAGTTGGAGGAGGCGGCCTGCCCGGTCGGGTAGTAGTTGATGTCCACCACCCGGTCCAGGAAGGTGACGGCGGTGCGCACGGTGGCGTCCAGCCGCTCCCAGTCCGGGTGGCCGTCCTCGCCCAGGTGCGCGGCGAGGTTGATCGACCCCAGGTTGCACACCGCGGTCTCGCCGTCGTCGGTGACCTCCAGGATCTCGGTGCACAGGTTGGAGGAGTGCACCACCCGGCCGGGCTCGGCGGTCTGGTTGGCGGTGCGGTTGGCGGCGTCCTTGAACGTCATCCAGCCGTTGCCGGTCTGGGCGAGGGTGCGCATCATCCGGGCGTACAGCGTCCGGGCGGGGATGGTGCGCAGCGCCTTGCCCTCCGCCTCCGCCCGCCGGTACGCGGCGTCGAACTCCTCGCCCCACAGATCGACCAGCTCGGGCACGTCCACCGGGGAGAACAGCGACCACTCGGCGTCCGCCTCCACCCGGCGCATGAACTCGTCCGGGATCCAGTGCGCGATGTTCAGGTTGTGGGTGCGGCGGGCCTCCTCACCGGTGTTGTCCCGCAGCTCCAGGAACTCCTCGATGTCCGCGTGCCAGGTCTCCAGGTAGACGCAGGCCGCGCCCTTGCGCCGGCCGCCCTGGTTGACGGCGGCGACCGAGGCGTCCAGGGTGCGCAGGAACGGCACGATGCCGTTGGAGTGCCCGTTGGTGCCCCGGATCAGGGAGCCCCGGGCGCGGATGCGCGAGTAGGACAGGCCGATGCCGCCGGCGTGCTTGGAGAGCCGGGCCACCTGGTGGTAGCGCTCGTAGATCGAGTCCAGCTCGTCCAGCGGCGAGTCCAGCAGGTAGCACGAGGACATCTGCGGGTGCCGGGTGCCGGAGTTGAACAGCGTGGGCGAGCTGGGCAGGTACGCCAGCGAGCTGGTCAGCCGGTACAGCTCGCACACCTCCCGCAGGGCGCGCTCGGACAGGTCCTCGGCGAGTCCGCAGGCCACCCGGAGCAGGAAGTGCTGCGGGGTCTCGATCACCCGGCGGGTGGTGGGGTGGCGCAGCAGGTACCGGCTGTGCAGGGTGCGCAGGCCGAAGTAGCCGAAGCGGTCGTCGGCGCCGTCGGCCACGGTCGCGTCGAGCAGGGCGTCCAGCCGGGCGGCGTGGGCCCGGACGAAGGCGAGGGTGTCGTCGGCGATCAGGCCCTCGCGGTGGCCGGTGGCGACCGAGGCGGAGAAGGACACCGCGCCCTCCGCGGCGGCCTCCTCGGCGATGGCGAGGGTGAGCAGCCGGGCCGCGAGCCGGGAGTACTCCGGCTCCTCGGCGATCAGACCGGCGGCGGCCTCGGTGGCCAGCGCCCGCAACTCCGCCTCGTCCGACCCGGGATGACGGCCCCGCAGCGCGGCGGCGGCCACCTTGCCGGGGTCGGTGGCGGGCAGGTCGGCGGTGAGATCGGTCAGGGTGCGCAGCAGGGCGGTTCCGGGCGCGTCGGACGCGGCGGTGGGGCCCTGGGAATCCTGGGCTGCCGCTGAAACCGGATCGGCGGGCGCGATGGTCACGGAGGTGCTCTCCCTCGCTCGGCTGGGGGCCGGCGGGGCGGTGCGCGACGGGCGTCCGCGGGCATGCCGGACCCCAGACGGGGGCACACCGCGCAGCGTCCACCGGCCCAACCCGCGAGGCCCGGACGTGTTCGAGGCCGTCGGCAGGTGACCGGACTTACGCGCACGCAAAAACACACACGTACACCGTTGCGGGACAGTTCCGGATTCGCACCGGATTCCCCTGCGGCGACAGCGAGGACGAGCATACATCTTGTGCTGCTGTCCGCATGCTCCCCCCAGATGTTGTGTCAGCACCGTCGCGCTTTCGCACTTATGTGCTGGATCGGGGGGAGTGGTGACCGTTGCCGGGGCGGTCGGCGGCCGGTTCCGGAAGACGCGGCGGCCGCTGCCGGAGGGGCCGCGGCGGCGCCCCGGGGACGCCCGGAACCGGCCCGGGCGAGGAGGGCGGGGGCCGCATCCGCACGGCCGTGCGGGCGCCGCGCCCCGGGCGTGGCGGGCGTACGGGCAAGGCGCCCGGGGCGGTGCGCGGGGACGTAGGCGGAATCCGCGGCGACCGGTGTGCGGGGGCCGGCGTCGCGACGGTGCGAGCCGTCGTGGCGTGTCCGGGTCCGGTCCGGGCACGGCCGGGCCTGGGACCGGGGCGCCGGTGCGCGAGGCGGGCCGGCGCCTCGACGACCGCGGCCGCCCGCTGTGCGGGGGGCGGACGGCGGGGAGCCGGCCGCGACGGCGAACTGCGCTGCCCCGCGGGTGGGGGAAGACGGGCGACGCCCCCGCGGGCCGGACGGCCGGACCGCGGGGGCGTCAGGGGCCCGGGAGGGTGTCAGTGGCCGCCCGGGACGCCCGCGGTGGCCGGCGGCAGCTCGGCCTTGACGCCGGGGTCGCCGATGTCCGCGGTGTAGTCCGACGGCGAGGTCTCGTCGACGCCGTCCGGTGCCTTCAGGGCCCGCAGCACCACCGTGAAGACCACCGTGACCAGCACGTTGAGCACGAAGGCGGTGAGTCCGATGTAGCCGATCTCGCCGATGCCCGGGATCTCCTTCTGGCTGCCCCCGAAGTGCTTCTGCGTCGGGCTGGCCACGCCGTAGGCGGCCACCGTGCCGTAGACCATGCCGACCGCCCAGCCGGCGATGAGCGCCCAGCGGTGGAACCAGCGGGTGAACAGCCCGCCCACCAGCGCGGGGAAGGTCTGCAGGATCCAGATGCCGCCGAGCAGCTGGAAGTTGATCGCCACGGTCTTGTCCATGCCCAGCACGAAGACCAGCGCGCCCACCTTGACCAGCAGGGACACCAGCTTGGAGACCTTGGTCTCCTGCTCCGGCGTGGCGTCCGGCCGCAGGAAGTCCTTGTAGATGTTCCGGGTGAACAGGTTCGCCGCGGCGATGGACATGATGGCCGCGGGGACCAGAGCCCCGATGCCGATCGCGGCGAAGGCCACCCCCGCGAACCAGTCCGGGAACATGTCCTCGAACAGCTGCGGGATCGCCAGCTGTCCGTTGTCCACCTTCACGTCCGCCGCGATCGCCATGAAGCCCAGCAGCGCCAGCATCCCCAGCACCAGGGAGTACAGCGGCAGGATGGTGGTGTTGCGGCGGATCACCTCGCGGCTGCGGCTGGAGAGCGTCGCGGTGATCGAGTGCGGATACATGAACAGCGCGAGCGCCGAACCGACCGCGAGGGTGGCGTAGGCCCACTGGGAGGCGCCCGGCGGGGCGAGCGCCCCCCGCGGCTCCCCGGTGGCCTCGTTGGTCTCCCCGAACGCCTTCCCGGCCGCGGCGAAGATGTCGTCGAACCCGCCCAGCTTGATCGGGATGTAGATGATCGCCACCACGATGACCAGGTAGATCAGCGCGTCCTTGACGAACGCGATCAGCGCCGGGGCGCGCAGCCCGGAGGAGTAGGTGTACGCGGCGAGCACCCCGAAGGCGATCAGCAGCGGCAGGTCCTTGACGAACCAGTGGGTGTTCTCACCGCCGCCCACACCCATCACGTC
It contains:
- a CDS encoding ribonucleoside-diphosphate reductase subunit alpha, whose protein sequence is MTIAPADPVSAAAQDSQGPTAASDAPGTALLRTLTDLTADLPATDPGKVAAAALRGRHPGSDEAELRALATEAAAGLIAEEPEYSRLAARLLTLAIAEEAAAEGAVSFSASVATGHREGLIADDTLAFVRAHAARLDALLDATVADGADDRFGYFGLRTLHSRYLLRHPTTRRVIETPQHFLLRVACGLAEDLSERALREVCELYRLTSSLAYLPSSPTLFNSGTRHPQMSSCYLLDSPLDELDSIYERYHQVARLSKHAGGIGLSYSRIRARGSLIRGTNGHSNGIVPFLRTLDASVAAVNQGGRRKGAACVYLETWHADIEEFLELRDNTGEEARRTHNLNIAHWIPDEFMRRVEADAEWSLFSPVDVPELVDLWGEEFDAAYRRAEAEGKALRTIPARTLYARMMRTLAQTGNGWMTFKDAANRTANQTAEPGRVVHSSNLCTEILEVTDDGETAVCNLGSINLAAHLGEDGHPDWERLDATVRTAVTFLDRVVDINYYPTGQAASSNSRWRPVGLGLMGLQDVFFRLRLPFDSPGAKALSTRISERIMLAAYEASCDLAERHGPHPGWSATRTARGVLHPDHYPDAEVTWPERWAALRERMARTGMRNSLLLAIAPTATIASIAGVYECIEPQVSNLFKRETLSGEFLQVNSYLVADLKELGVWDARTREALRESNGSVQDFSWLPAELRELYRTAWEVPQRALIDMAAARTPFLDQSQSLNLFMAAPTIGKLSSMYAYAWKRGIKTTYYLRSRPATRIAQSARAAGAATPRPEQPAAAPEAEAVACSLENPESCEACQ
- a CDS encoding alpha/beta fold hydrolase — translated: MSSDTALARKTLSSGTDPRPDAQVRTEELTLTFEGFSYRCRVVHQVAPHTEPLVILGGSSQNRHAWLRHEKWLAPWSTLVTVDLPGYGEADFLPARYGLDFLAAAVRHLLDALGMTRVNLLGACFGGGIALRFAQAHPERVARLAFAGMAASVPEEYARSVPRWLAMLERGERAEFATELIERFMSPLGATRVRKHAVVSRLLYQQFMGQSPEADRLSVEHIVRLMDHEWLRPSPVPAVPTLVMTGEHDSLCTPAMGRAFAAALPAATFTTIEETDHLVSVERMAEFSDLMARFYTDRPVTGLPYCTAVEFLGTAARPTAPAGPRDLAAVPGPARP
- the mctP gene encoding monocarboxylate uptake permease MctP, translating into MKNDVNGVALAVFIFFFLAVTVMGFLAARWRAAENANNLDEWGLGGRSFGTWITWFLLGGDLYTAYTFVAVPAAVYAAGAAGFFAVPYTILVYPLIFTFLPRLWSVSHRHGYVTTSDFVRGRFGSKGLSLAVAVTGILATMPYIALQLVGIQAVLDVMGVGGGENTHWFVKDLPLLIAFGVLAAYTYSSGLRAPALIAFVKDALIYLVIVVAIIYIPIKLGGFDDIFAAAGKAFGETNEATGEPRGALAPPGASQWAYATLAVGSALALFMYPHSITATLSSRSREVIRRNTTILPLYSLVLGMLALLGFMAIAADVKVDNGQLAIPQLFEDMFPDWFAGVAFAAIGIGALVPAAIMSIAAANLFTRNIYKDFLRPDATPEQETKVSKLVSLLVKVGALVFVLGMDKTVAINFQLLGGIWILQTFPALVGGLFTRWFHRWALIAGWAVGMVYGTVAAYGVASPTQKHFGGSQKEIPGIGEIGYIGLTAFVLNVLVTVVFTVVLRALKAPDGVDETSPSDYTADIGDPGVKAELPPATAGVPGGH
- a CDS encoding ribonucleotide-diphosphate reductase subunit beta, producing the protein MSPSPSPRPKNLLDPGFELTLRPMRYPAFYEHYRNAIKNTWTVEEVDLHSDVADLAKLSPGEQHLIGRLVAFFATGDSIVANNLVLTLYKHINSPEARLYLSRQLFEEAVHVQFYLTLLDTYLPDPDARTDAFAAVENIPSIREKAQFCFRWINEVEKLDRLESRADRRRFLLNLICFAACIEGLFFYGAFAYVYWFRSRGLLHGLATGTNWVFRDESMHMDFAFQVVDTVREEEPDLFDEEMGKQVTAMLEEAVEAELQFARDLCGDGLPGMNTASMREYLQCVADQRLVRLGLPARYGSENPFSFMELQNVQELTNFFERRASAYQVAVEGSVSFDDDF